The proteins below are encoded in one region of Geomonas ferrireducens:
- a CDS encoding anaerobic C4-dicarboxylate transporter, giving the protein MFWLEFAVVLAAIFVGARLGGIGLGVLGGLGLAVLTFVFHLQPTAPPIDVMLMIAAVVTAAGVLQAAGGLDYLVALAERILRNNPDRITFLGPMVTYFFTLFAGTGHVAYSVLPVIAEVARETGVRPERPMSISVIASQQAITASPIAAATVALLGLLGGSAAKFGFNVELIDILKVCIPSTLIGVIIAAFISNKLGKELDQDPEYQKRLQEGTVPPPRTAHTDTAKVNEAIRNTPATAKIAVALFLLGTILVVLFGSFPQMRPEWSVGSDTRISHIVVKSESEAKEVLAQLKSGGSFSDVAKQCSIDATATTGGDLGWQAKGKMIPEFEKACAKLKKPGDLTEVIKTPFGYHIVKFDDKRPAQNKEKMGMPHVIEIVMLSIAALMLLLCKVKIHKVAEGSVFIAGVQAVIAIFGIAWMGDTFFQGNMDFLSGSIKDMVTTAPWLFAFALFVLSILLYSQAATVRALMPLGISLGIPAPFLIAMFPAVNGYFFIPNYPTVVAAINFDRTGTTGIGRYVLNHSFMIPGLVATFSSIGIGFVLAKLMF; this is encoded by the coding sequence ACTGGCAGCAATCTTCGTAGGGGCCCGGCTGGGCGGTATCGGCCTGGGCGTTCTCGGCGGCCTCGGACTCGCCGTCCTCACCTTCGTGTTTCACCTGCAGCCTACCGCACCGCCCATCGACGTCATGCTGATGATCGCCGCGGTGGTCACCGCCGCCGGCGTCCTGCAGGCGGCCGGGGGGCTCGACTACCTGGTAGCACTCGCCGAACGCATCCTCAGGAACAACCCGGACCGCATCACCTTCCTGGGTCCGATGGTGACCTACTTCTTCACCCTCTTCGCCGGTACCGGCCACGTCGCCTACTCGGTGCTGCCGGTAATCGCCGAGGTGGCGCGCGAGACTGGGGTCCGCCCGGAACGCCCGATGTCCATCTCGGTCATCGCATCGCAGCAGGCCATCACCGCAAGCCCGATCGCAGCGGCGACCGTCGCCCTCCTTGGTCTTCTCGGCGGTTCCGCCGCCAAGTTCGGCTTCAACGTCGAACTGATCGACATCCTGAAGGTCTGTATCCCCTCCACACTCATCGGCGTCATCATCGCCGCTTTCATCTCCAACAAGCTGGGTAAGGAACTGGACCAGGATCCGGAATACCAGAAGCGCCTGCAGGAGGGGACCGTTCCCCCGCCGCGCACCGCCCACACCGATACCGCCAAGGTGAACGAGGCGATCAGGAACACCCCGGCAACCGCCAAGATCGCGGTCGCCCTCTTCCTGCTCGGCACCATCCTCGTGGTCCTTTTCGGCTCCTTCCCGCAGATGCGCCCCGAGTGGAGCGTCGGTAGCGACACCCGCATCAGCCATATCGTGGTGAAAAGCGAGTCCGAGGCGAAAGAGGTGCTCGCTCAGCTTAAATCCGGCGGGAGCTTCTCCGATGTCGCCAAGCAGTGCTCCATCGACGCCACCGCGACCACCGGCGGCGACCTCGGCTGGCAGGCGAAAGGGAAAATGATCCCCGAATTCGAGAAAGCGTGCGCAAAACTGAAGAAACCGGGCGACCTGACCGAAGTGATAAAGACGCCCTTTGGCTACCATATCGTCAAGTTCGACGACAAGCGCCCCGCCCAGAACAAGGAGAAGATGGGGATGCCGCATGTGATCGAGATCGTTATGCTCTCCATCGCCGCACTCATGCTCCTTCTCTGCAAGGTGAAGATCCACAAGGTCGCCGAAGGGAGCGTCTTCATCGCCGGGGTGCAGGCGGTCATCGCCATCTTCGGTATCGCCTGGATGGGTGACACCTTCTTCCAGGGAAACATGGACTTCCTGAGCGGCTCCATCAAGGACATGGTCACCACCGCGCCGTGGCTCTTCGCCTTCGCCCTCTTCGTCCTCTCCATCCTGCTCTACAGCCAGGCGGCGACGGTGCGGGCCCTCATGCCGCTCGGTATAAGCCTCGGCATCCCGGCGCCGTTTCTCATCGCCATGTTCCCTGCGGTGAACGGCTACTTCTTCATCCCGAATTACCCGACCGTGGTCGCCGCGATCAACTTCGACCGCACCGGCACAACGGGCATCGGACGCTACGTCTTGAACCACAGCTTCATGATCCCGGGGCTCGTCGCCACCTTCTCATCGATAGGGATCGGGTTCGTACTGGCGAAGCTTATGTTCTAG